One genomic segment of Polynucleobacter sp. MWH-UH2A includes these proteins:
- a CDS encoding flagellar basal body rod protein FlgF, with protein MINRYAYTSMTGATSATQQLAVTSNNLANSLTPGFREVISAFRAVPLKGDGEPFTGNGADTRVFVADTTPGSNFNQGQIQTTGNALDVAIKGDGMFAVRRPDGQEAYTRAGKFMTNEQGILMIGKDIPVVGAGGTITIPVGASVQIAEDGSVYTQIPGNQYLNQAGKLKLVNPNTNSLVRAADGLFDIPGEQAAADPSVRVVQGAYELSNNNPALAMVQMIDQSRMFDLNTRSITYADQNARSATTLLSLSRA; from the coding sequence ATGATTAATCGCTATGCCTATACCTCGATGACGGGTGCAACTTCTGCTACGCAGCAGTTGGCCGTCACATCAAATAACTTGGCGAACTCTTTAACGCCAGGTTTTCGTGAGGTCATAAGCGCGTTCCGTGCAGTCCCTTTGAAAGGTGATGGCGAGCCATTTACTGGTAATGGCGCTGATACGCGCGTATTTGTGGCGGATACCACTCCGGGTAGTAATTTCAATCAAGGTCAGATCCAAACAACCGGAAATGCTTTAGATGTTGCAATCAAGGGTGATGGAATGTTTGCGGTACGGCGTCCTGATGGTCAGGAAGCTTATACAAGAGCCGGCAAGTTTATGACTAATGAGCAGGGAATTCTAATGATTGGTAAGGATATCCCAGTTGTTGGTGCTGGCGGAACGATCACTATTCCCGTTGGCGCATCCGTGCAAATTGCTGAAGATGGTTCTGTGTACACGCAGATTCCGGGAAATCAGTACTTGAATCAAGCGGGAAAATTAAAGTTAGTAAATCCGAATACCAATAGTTTAGTTAGAGCGGCAGATGGATTGTTTGATATTCCGGGGGAGCAGGCTGCTGCCGATCCTAGCGTAAGAGTAGTGCAGGGCGCATATGAATTAAGCAATAACAACCCTGCATTAGCAATGGTGCAAATGATTGACCAAAGTCGTATGTTTGATTTGAATACAAGATCTATTACCTATGCAGATCAGAACGCACGTTCTGCAACTACATTGCTGTCTTTATCACGCGCCTAA
- the fliP gene encoding flagellar type III secretion system pore protein FliP (The bacterial flagellar biogenesis protein FliP forms a type III secretion system (T3SS)-type pore required for flagellar assembly.) encodes MKRKIFWWSLAITALLGLFPLFAWSQTLPLVTAKQGGGGTIYAVPVETVLALTALSFLPAALVLMTSFTRILIVFSLLRQALGLTTMPPNIVLIGLSFFLTLFIMNPVFDSIYKNAYQPYSAGKMGFPQAVEVGAKPLKEFMLKQTRRDDLNLFAKLYGKEIEAREDVPFTVLIPAFAISEIKTGFLIGFVIYLPFLVIDFAVASILTSLGMVMVSPMMFSLPLKLIVFALADGWALLSTSLVQSYIN; translated from the coding sequence TTGAAGCGCAAAATATTCTGGTGGTCACTTGCAATCACAGCCCTTCTTGGGCTGTTTCCTTTATTTGCATGGAGTCAAACCCTGCCTTTGGTCACTGCTAAGCAGGGTGGGGGTGGCACCATCTATGCCGTGCCGGTCGAAACGGTTTTAGCCTTAACCGCATTAAGTTTCTTGCCGGCAGCATTGGTTTTGATGACTAGTTTCACGCGCATTCTGATTGTCTTCTCTTTGCTGCGTCAGGCTCTGGGACTAACGACAATGCCGCCAAATATTGTATTGATTGGACTTTCATTCTTTTTAACCTTGTTCATCATGAACCCGGTATTTGATTCTATTTATAAGAATGCATACCAGCCGTATTCAGCTGGAAAGATGGGTTTTCCTCAGGCGGTAGAAGTGGGCGCTAAACCCTTAAAAGAATTCATGCTCAAGCAAACACGCCGTGATGATTTAAATTTATTTGCCAAGCTTTACGGAAAAGAAATTGAGGCGCGTGAGGATGTGCCTTTCACAGTTCTCATACCTGCTTTCGCTATCTCAGAAATTAAAACGGGATTTTTAATCGGCTTTGTAATTTACTTACCATTTTTGGTAATTGATTTTGCGGTTGCAAGTATTCTCACTTCGCTTGGTATGGTGATGGTCTCTCCGATGATGTTCTCTTTGCCGCTTAAGTTGATTGTTTTTGCTTTGGCTGACGGCTGGGCTCTGCTGTCAACTTCTTTAGTGCAAAGTTATATTAATTAA
- a CDS encoding flagellar biosynthetic protein FliR, with the protein MLTITGLQIEQYMAIFMFASLRVFGIFLTTPMFAFRSLPMQFRLLIALSFAFYVMPLVGGEQIPSPGSITFFASIIELAIGAFIGFVIRIGFMVVDIAAEVLSFQAGFSFASTYFRDPTLDSGLVGQFLGLIVIALAFALNIHLILIDIVLHSFKTIPVGVWPDAWSSKGVVDLVSASFRLGLILSMPILLVYMMFNLTQAFLGRTSPQMNLFSVGFAVSIPLAFLVIFMILPDLQIVLERSLENPMQLIRQGVETPYAK; encoded by the coding sequence ATGCTGACCATCACGGGTCTGCAAATTGAGCAGTACATGGCAATTTTTATGTTTGCCTCATTGCGGGTGTTTGGTATTTTTTTAACTACCCCCATGTTTGCTTTTAGATCATTGCCAATGCAATTTCGATTATTGATTGCATTGTCATTTGCGTTTTACGTAATGCCTTTGGTTGGCGGCGAGCAAATACCCAGTCCAGGTAGTATCACTTTTTTTGCATCGATAATCGAATTGGCGATTGGTGCGTTTATTGGTTTTGTGATTCGTATTGGTTTTATGGTGGTTGATATCGCCGCCGAGGTATTGTCATTTCAGGCGGGCTTTAGCTTTGCTTCTACTTACTTTCGCGACCCCACTCTCGATTCAGGTTTAGTTGGACAGTTTTTAGGTTTGATTGTGATAGCCCTGGCGTTCGCTTTAAATATTCACCTGATATTGATTGACATTGTTTTGCATAGTTTTAAAACAATCCCTGTGGGAGTGTGGCCAGATGCTTGGTCGTCGAAAGGGGTGGTAGATTTGGTATCGGCTTCATTCCGATTGGGCCTGATTCTATCTATGCCCATTCTTTTGGTTTACATGATGTTTAATTTAACCCAAGCATTTTTGGGAAGGACGAGTCCGCAAATGAATTTGTTCTCCGTGGGCTTTGCTGTTAGCATTCCTTTAGCATTCTTGGTTATTTTTATGATTCTTCCAGATTTACAAATTGTGTTGGAGCGATCCCTTGAAAACCCCATGCAACTTATTCGCCAAGGCGTAGAGACTCCTTATGCAAAATAA
- a CDS encoding flagellar hook assembly protein FlgD, which translates to MATNPLSGIRVYDPATANKPADATTNSTTGGTAAEQTQNFLKLLIAQIQNQDPMAPMDASTMTSQMSQLNMVSSMGNMNTSMTAMLAQMQSVNFMNQAALIGHRPVVAGNGIAFDGTNQVMLGANATNPLKSVVATITDASGNVINSVDLGNVNAGMTNFVWNGQDANGSQVPAGMYYLSLSGKNANNATENPAAYVASPVASVTKGSNGDAILNLLDGRTVNSSDVQQWVS; encoded by the coding sequence ATGGCAACCAATCCACTCAGCGGAATTCGAGTTTATGACCCGGCTACGGCTAATAAGCCGGCTGACGCCACAACGAACTCAACCACAGGCGGTACTGCAGCTGAACAAACACAAAACTTTTTAAAGTTATTGATTGCGCAGATCCAGAATCAAGATCCAATGGCCCCAATGGATGCATCGACTATGACATCTCAAATGTCGCAGCTCAACATGGTAAGTAGTATGGGTAACATGAATACCTCAATGACTGCCATGCTTGCGCAAATGCAAAGCGTGAACTTTATGAATCAAGCTGCCTTGATTGGGCATAGGCCAGTAGTTGCTGGCAATGGCATTGCATTTGATGGCACAAATCAAGTAATGCTTGGTGCTAATGCAACAAATCCATTGAAATCAGTGGTGGCAACGATAACCGACGCAAGTGGCAATGTAATAAACAGCGTTGATCTTGGTAATGTAAATGCTGGCATGACCAACTTTGTTTGGAATGGTCAAGATGCGAATGGTAGTCAAGTTCCAGCGGGCATGTACTACTTGAGTCTTTCAGGTAAAAACGCGAATAACGCTACGGAGAATCCTGCAGCCTACGTAGCCTCACCAGTAGCATCCGTAACGAAGGGTAGCAATGGGGATGCAATATTAAATCTCTTAGACGGTAGGACTGTTAATTCGTCAGACGTGCAACAGTGGGTAAGTTAA
- the fliM gene encoding flagellar motor switch protein FliM yields the protein MAAEEINVEMNIDAEDQRAMFDKSKIIARRRMPTLELIHERFSRAVRLTLFNMIRAPIEVQMHLPIVKSYQKFVDEFPERTNINIVGIRPLRGVGCWIVDPGVVYIAIDNMFGGEGRLAPRLNLREYTATELRIIRRLVDAFLNEYEKAWKSVYEIKFDFMRQETNFGFAKITSPGEMVLHSKFTIEINGRPGDIDLCIPFWVLEPVKSILYNNMQGFATEPDQHWTDLLNDQVHEAPVTAVAVLARKQMLLREVTSLSVGDIIPIEINDPVTVYVDGLPVIKGQYGTKDGRYSVKVGTIQHPAEFLKSPLESARLGPSMMRSAEKGELYEQLPEGAQSHPENLAPASSGDTISTIADGLVPDGPNA from the coding sequence ATGGCGGCAGAGGAAATAAATGTCGAGATGAATATTGACGCTGAAGATCAGCGTGCAATGTTTGACAAATCGAAGATTATTGCTCGGCGCCGCATGCCGACTTTGGAGCTTATTCATGAGCGCTTTAGCCGTGCGGTTCGCTTAACACTTTTTAATATGATTCGCGCGCCCATCGAGGTGCAAATGCATCTTCCAATTGTGAAGAGCTATCAAAAGTTTGTGGATGAATTCCCTGAGCGTACCAACATTAATATTGTTGGTATTCGTCCATTACGGGGTGTGGGTTGCTGGATTGTTGACCCTGGCGTTGTTTACATTGCAATTGATAATATGTTTGGCGGGGAAGGGCGTTTGGCCCCCCGTTTAAATTTGCGTGAATATACCGCTACAGAGCTACGAATCATTCGTCGCTTGGTTGATGCCTTTTTGAATGAGTATGAAAAGGCCTGGAAGTCTGTATATGAAATCAAATTTGACTTCATGCGCCAAGAAACAAACTTTGGTTTTGCAAAAATTACTTCTCCTGGCGAGATGGTTCTGCATTCCAAATTCACTATTGAGATTAATGGTCGCCCTGGTGATATCGATCTTTGTATTCCGTTTTGGGTGCTAGAGCCAGTTAAAAGTATTCTGTATAACAATATGCAAGGTTTTGCGACTGAGCCAGACCAGCATTGGACCGATCTCCTTAATGATCAAGTTCATGAAGCCCCAGTTACCGCCGTGGCTGTTCTTGCTCGCAAACAAATGCTTTTAAGAGAAGTTACTTCTTTGTCAGTTGGCGACATTATTCCGATTGAAATTAATGATCCAGTGACCGTATACGTTGACGGCTTGCCCGTCATCAAAGGGCAATATGGCACAAAAGATGGTCGTTACTCGGTAAAAGTGGGTACTATTCAACATCCCGCGGAGTTCCTAAAGAGCCCGCTTGAGAGCGCTCGTTTGGGCCCTAGCATGATGCGTAGCGCAGAAAAAGGGGAGCTTTACGAGCAATTGCCTGAAGGCGCCCAAAGTCATCCAGAAAATCTAGCGCCTGCGAGCTCTGGAGATACAATTAGCACCATAGCGGATGGCTTGGTGCCAGACGGCCCTAACGCATAA
- a CDS encoding flagellar hook-basal body complex protein has protein sequence MGYGIGLSGLMSAAEAIDVTSNNISNAQTVGYKSGEYVFSDQFFRAQDPQSEDRAGMGSYRMSIRRTASYGTVVSSQNPLDMAITGPGYFQLAKTVDGTVPTENPTKFQYTRNGQFSVDSQNRIVNENGMFLVGYPADSAGKVLSTAKSVLTLDPTPMAQIATKNSTINLNLDNRVDPATGNIFNPSVPATYSQATSQTVYDDKGAAHTLTMYYKKVSSQPLTITARNANTAADTTFDFNPKETINSGSKPSGEQATTIATTSVASSVAGPNESLFETTLTLMSGTDNTNGATYNLKLKDGTNLSVKQTVAASAGVSAQYTVNVDRFEVFATLDNVAVAGDAAGAATTNVGVSGTPEQTSLGTIAFVAGKNLDSLSRDAFGKPQFVTQMKIDASGGTGSTFGKTLNGGVVQFTLDNTDMTGYTSAAQTYANNQDGSATSQLVSYNIDTSGNLVAQYDNGKSKVKGQVLLAYFNNVEGLIPNGNNTFEASSVSGDPLLSFPGDGTLGQVRSRALEQSNVDLTSELVKLMVLQRQYSAVSQATKVMAATLIDDAINIGR, from the coding sequence ATGGGATATGGAATTGGACTATCGGGTTTAATGTCAGCTGCTGAGGCGATTGATGTAACCAGTAACAATATTTCAAACGCTCAAACAGTAGGATACAAGTCCGGTGAATACGTATTCTCAGACCAGTTCTTTAGAGCTCAAGACCCGCAATCCGAGGATAGGGCTGGTATGGGTTCATATCGAATGAGTATTCGAAGAACCGCCTCCTATGGAACGGTTGTTAGCTCCCAGAATCCTCTTGACATGGCCATTACAGGACCGGGATATTTCCAGTTGGCAAAAACTGTTGACGGAACTGTACCTACAGAGAATCCGACAAAATTTCAGTACACTCGCAATGGCCAATTTTCAGTTGATAGCCAGAATCGGATTGTGAATGAAAATGGGATGTTCTTAGTTGGTTATCCGGCGGACTCTGCTGGTAAGGTTTTATCAACGGCAAAGTCAGTGTTGACATTAGACCCAACACCTATGGCGCAGATAGCGACAAAAAATTCAACAATTAATTTAAATTTGGATAATCGGGTTGATCCAGCTACGGGTAATATTTTTAACCCATCAGTACCCGCTACCTATTCACAGGCAACATCACAGACTGTCTATGACGATAAGGGGGCAGCTCATACTTTAACTATGTACTATAAAAAAGTGAGCTCCCAGCCACTGACAATTACCGCTCGAAATGCAAATACAGCGGCTGACACTACATTTGATTTTAATCCTAAGGAAACTATTAATAGCGGCTCAAAGCCAAGTGGTGAGCAAGCTACTACTATTGCTACAACATCGGTTGCATCTTCTGTCGCTGGACCGAATGAGTCCTTGTTTGAAACTACATTGACTTTAATGAGTGGCACGGACAATACGAACGGCGCAACCTATAACCTGAAATTAAAGGACGGCACTAACTTGTCAGTTAAACAAACTGTTGCGGCAAGCGCTGGTGTAAGCGCGCAATATACAGTGAACGTAGATCGATTTGAGGTTTTTGCAACCTTGGATAATGTGGCTGTAGCAGGTGATGCTGCGGGAGCTGCTACGACTAACGTTGGGGTTAGCGGAACGCCTGAGCAAACATCTTTGGGGACCATTGCGTTTGTGGCAGGCAAAAACTTAGATTCACTATCGCGCGACGCTTTTGGAAAGCCTCAATTTGTGACGCAAATGAAGATTGATGCTAGTGGCGGCACGGGTAGTACCTTTGGTAAAACCTTAAATGGTGGCGTTGTTCAGTTTACGTTAGATAACACGGATATGACGGGCTACACTTCGGCAGCTCAAACATATGCAAATAATCAAGACGGATCTGCCACTTCACAATTGGTCTCTTATAACATTGATACCAGCGGTAACCTTGTGGCTCAGTATGACAATGGAAAGTCAAAGGTTAAAGGGCAGGTCTTATTGGCCTACTTTAACAATGTTGAGGGTCTAATCCCAAATGGAAATAATACATTTGAAGCATCTTCCGTTTCGGGAGATCCGCTCCTAAGTTTTCCAGGAGACGGGACTTTGGGTCAGGTGCGGTCCAGAGCGCTAGAGCAATCTAACGTAGACCTGACTTCAGAGTTGGTCAAGTTGATGGTATTGCAACGTCAATATTCAGCGGTTTCACAGGCAACCAAAGTGATGGCTGCCACCTTGATTGATGATGCAATCAATATCGGTCGATAA
- the flgB gene encoding flagellar basal body rod protein FlgB yields MNAVPQYDPLTFGENAFKLRTFRQQVLGNNLANSDTPGFKARDIRFADVLKAQLEGIAPSNAIGLATTHSAHIPGKVPQEDPRLLYRIPNQPSMDGNTVDGDVELSEFTKNSVFTESALNMLGSTIRARMSAITGQAS; encoded by the coding sequence ATGAACGCAGTGCCACAGTACGACCCGCTTACTTTTGGTGAAAACGCATTTAAATTGCGTACTTTCCGTCAACAAGTGCTGGGTAACAATTTGGCAAATTCTGATACACCAGGCTTTAAGGCTCGGGATATTCGTTTTGCTGATGTACTGAAAGCTCAGCTAGAAGGCATAGCGCCTTCTAATGCGATTGGTTTGGCTACCACTCATTCAGCCCATATTCCAGGGAAGGTCCCGCAGGAAGATCCCCGTTTGCTTTATCGCATCCCCAATCAACCTTCGATGGATGGTAATACGGTTGATGGTGATGTTGAGCTTAGTGAATTTACCAAGAACTCAGTGTTTACTGAGTCTGCATTAAATATGTTGGGTAGTACGATTCGCGCCCGTATGTCAGCCATTACAGGGCAGGCTTCATGA
- the fliL gene encoding flagellar basal body-associated protein FliL, with protein MADEERVEPTLDPNAAAPQAAVAVPAGGHDSEEEAPKPKGKGKLLLIIALVVVIAGGVGGYMYMQHSAAEKHRLEEEAKRPENILKKQLMERKENAPPIYIPLEEMVVNLPGRGGEHYLQTKIVLRTNDSSTEGKIKNFMPVIRDKIITVLSSRQMQELATVEGKVMMAREIALVINSIIAPQLTAIYVLQQQPGTADMQNLERIGAVPKETSSGQKITGEAARAAAEFWNVTEMDLPVQAVLFSSFVMQ; from the coding sequence GCAGCTGCCCCACAGGCAGCTGTTGCTGTTCCTGCAGGCGGTCATGATTCTGAAGAAGAGGCGCCAAAGCCAAAAGGCAAAGGAAAGCTGCTCCTGATTATCGCTTTAGTGGTTGTGATTGCTGGTGGTGTTGGTGGCTACATGTACATGCAGCACTCTGCGGCGGAAAAGCATCGTCTAGAAGAAGAAGCTAAGCGCCCGGAAAATATTCTCAAAAAACAATTGATGGAGCGCAAAGAAAATGCGCCTCCGATTTATATTCCGTTAGAAGAGATGGTGGTGAATTTGCCTGGCCGTGGTGGCGAGCACTATTTGCAAACCAAAATTGTTTTGCGCACAAACGATTCTTCAACTGAAGGCAAGATTAAGAATTTCATGCCGGTTATTCGCGACAAGATCATTACTGTTTTATCCTCTCGCCAAATGCAAGAATTGGCCACAGTGGAAGGCAAGGTCATGATGGCTCGTGAAATTGCTTTGGTAATTAATTCGATCATCGCGCCACAGCTCACCGCAATTTACGTATTGCAGCAACAGCCTGGTACTGCCGATATGCAAAATTTAGAGCGTATTGGTGCTGTGCCTAAAGAGACCTCATCGGGCCAAAAGATTACCGGTGAAGCAGCTAGGGCAGCCGCAGAGTTCTGGAATGTAACTGAAATGGATTTGCCGGTACAGGCAGTGTTATTTAGTTCTTTTGTGATGCAGTAA
- the fliN gene encoding flagellar motor switch protein FliN yields the protein MAENDNDLAKSLTSTDVSGSLRKATFNTLEDGAKAGADFNEIDLVMDVPVQVTVELGRAKMQIRNLLNLTYGSVIELDILAGEPLEVVVNGCLVAQGEVVIVNDRYGIRLTDIVTPAERLRKINR from the coding sequence ATGGCTGAAAATGACAACGATTTAGCGAAATCGCTTACCAGCACAGACGTGTCCGGTTCATTACGTAAAGCCACTTTTAATACGTTGGAAGACGGCGCCAAGGCAGGTGCTGATTTCAATGAAATTGATTTGGTTATGGATGTACCGGTTCAGGTGACTGTTGAGTTAGGTCGTGCCAAGATGCAAATCCGTAATCTACTCAATCTCACATACGGCTCTGTTATTGAGCTTGATATCTTGGCAGGCGAGCCTCTAGAAGTTGTTGTGAATGGTTGTTTGGTGGCTCAGGGTGAGGTGGTGATTGTGAATGATCGCTACGGTATTCGTTTGACTGATATCGTCACCCCTGCAGAACGACTTCGCAAAATCAACCGCTAA
- a CDS encoding carbonic anhydrase — protein MKTNNLSPRVIVSIGALLSMLVAVNALANDSHDAPAAASAATAATPAATKAKAAVPAASGDDQMSKALFDKISKGSGDIVIRTGDLPAGAAPSESKAADKPKVTKVVAKPAEKDAHDVHWSYVDGPGGPENWGNLSKANLACSTGKTQSPININVDRAVKAELPPLEFLYRPSPLSIVDNGHTVMVNYGEGSNLLVDGRQYRLVQFHFHKPSEEAINGERTDMVVHLVHQHYDGSLAVVGVLMNTKKLGSSKKSWFGDEAGKDNPMIQTLWNNVPLVKGRTETPGVMIDVNQLLPTDRSYFTYMGSLTTPPCSENVLWFVMKNPIYVSEEQVKNFDRIYPMNARPLQPKGDRLIKETKGS, from the coding sequence ATGAAAACAAATAATCTATCCCCACGCGTTATTGTCTCAATTGGCGCCTTATTAAGTATGCTGGTTGCGGTTAATGCCCTCGCGAACGACTCGCATGATGCCCCTGCAGCCGCTTCAGCTGCAACTGCCGCTACGCCGGCAGCCACCAAGGCAAAGGCTGCGGTGCCCGCTGCTTCTGGCGATGACCAGATGAGCAAAGCATTGTTTGACAAGATCAGCAAGGGCTCGGGTGATATCGTTATACGAACTGGTGATTTGCCTGCAGGAGCTGCCCCTAGCGAGTCAAAGGCAGCCGATAAGCCTAAAGTCACTAAAGTGGTTGCAAAGCCTGCCGAAAAAGATGCGCATGATGTGCATTGGTCTTATGTAGATGGTCCTGGTGGCCCTGAAAATTGGGGTAATTTGAGTAAAGCTAATTTGGCATGCTCAACAGGTAAAACGCAGTCCCCAATCAATATCAACGTGGATAGAGCGGTTAAGGCAGAATTGCCTCCATTGGAATTCCTCTACAGACCATCTCCGTTATCCATTGTTGATAACGGCCATACCGTGATGGTGAATTATGGCGAAGGTAGTAATTTATTGGTTGACGGTCGCCAATACCGTCTGGTTCAGTTCCACTTTCACAAGCCCAGCGAAGAGGCGATTAACGGTGAGCGCACCGATATGGTGGTGCACTTAGTGCATCAGCATTACGACGGTAGCTTGGCAGTAGTGGGTGTTTTGATGAACACCAAAAAGCTGGGTTCGAGCAAAAAATCCTGGTTTGGGGATGAAGCGGGCAAGGATAACCCAATGATTCAGACTCTTTGGAACAATGTTCCCTTGGTGAAGGGCAGGACTGAGACCCCCGGGGTGATGATCGATGTGAACCAGTTATTGCCAACCGATAGAAGCTATTTCACATACATGGGATCCCTAACAACCCCTCCATGTAGCGAAAACGTACTTTGGTTCGTGATGAAGAACCCAATCTATGTCAGCGAGGAGCAAGTTAAGAACTTTGATCGGATCTATCCGATGAATGCGCGTCCTTTGCAGCCCAAGGGTGATCGTTTGATCAAGGAAACCAAAGGTAGTTAA
- the flgG gene encoding flagellar basal-body rod protein FlgG, protein MLRSLWIAKTGMDAEQFNLDVITNNLANSQTTAFKRVQPMFQDLLYTTLRSAGSASNAQNLLPTGLQIGAGAAVTSTERNNIQGTLIQTGNQLDVAIQGNGYFQIQLADGTLAYTRNGQFSKSATGQIVTSAGNVVAGAGVIPANATSITINQAGLVQYTLQGNQTAIQAGQITMANFVNPAGLFALGGGNFIPTPASGTAQNNIAGTNGMGTTNQYYIEQSNVNVAEELVNLIAAQRAYEINTRAVTASDQILQRVSNMGQ, encoded by the coding sequence ATGTTACGTTCATTATGGATTGCAAAAACGGGGATGGACGCTGAGCAGTTCAATCTTGACGTTATTACCAACAACCTTGCGAACTCTCAGACAACAGCATTTAAGCGTGTGCAGCCAATGTTCCAGGATTTGCTGTACACAACGTTACGTAGCGCAGGATCCGCATCTAATGCGCAAAATCTTTTACCAACTGGCTTACAAATTGGCGCTGGTGCAGCAGTCACATCAACAGAGCGCAATAATATTCAAGGTACATTGATTCAAACTGGCAATCAATTGGATGTCGCCATTCAAGGTAATGGCTACTTTCAGATTCAATTGGCGGATGGTACGCTTGCTTACACAAGAAATGGTCAATTTAGTAAGAGTGCAACTGGTCAAATCGTAACCTCAGCGGGCAATGTGGTAGCTGGCGCGGGCGTTATTCCGGCTAATGCAACCTCTATCACCATTAATCAGGCGGGCTTAGTTCAATATACCTTGCAGGGTAATCAGACTGCTATTCAGGCTGGCCAAATTACGATGGCTAACTTCGTTAATCCAGCGGGTTTGTTTGCACTTGGTGGTGGAAACTTTATTCCGACTCCGGCATCAGGAACCGCTCAAAATAACATTGCTGGTACAAACGGCATGGGCACAACGAATCAGTATTACATTGAGCAATCAAACGTGAATGTTGCAGAAGAATTGGTTAACTTGATTGCGGCCCAGCGTGCCTATGAGATTAATACTCGAGCAGTAACTGCATCAGATCAGATTTTGCAACGCGTAAGTAATATGGGTCAGTAA
- the fliO gene encoding flagellar biosynthetic protein FliO → MLLFSFIWLALAAALIWVVAYLVKRDTAMRASNPHVKILAQQALGPRERVVVLNVLNRILVVGHTPSQISLITELEPEDVANLKPQTTSADFANNLRQFVKRKLG, encoded by the coding sequence ATGTTGCTCTTTTCATTTATTTGGCTTGCGCTTGCCGCAGCGCTCATTTGGGTTGTGGCTTACTTGGTGAAGCGCGACACAGCAATGCGCGCCAGCAATCCTCATGTGAAGATTTTGGCGCAACAAGCCTTAGGCCCAAGGGAGCGTGTCGTTGTGCTCAATGTATTAAACCGAATTTTGGTGGTTGGCCATACGCCATCGCAAATTTCTCTCATTACTGAATTAGAGCCTGAAGATGTGGCTAACCTAAAACCACAAACTACGAGTGCCGATTTTGCAAATAATCTGCGACAGTTTGTAAAAAGGAAATTAGGTTGA
- a CDS encoding flagellar biosynthetic protein FliQ codes for MESGVIIDLVYQALRMAAVLAGPILMALLVVGLIIGILQAATSVNESTVAFVPKLIVFGVVILLIGPVSLSLFTDYIKELFARIPGLVN; via the coding sequence ATGGAAAGCGGAGTCATCATCGATTTGGTGTATCAGGCTCTACGCATGGCGGCAGTATTAGCGGGTCCGATACTGATGGCACTTTTGGTAGTGGGTTTGATTATCGGTATTTTGCAGGCTGCTACTTCCGTGAATGAGTCCACAGTTGCTTTCGTTCCAAAACTAATTGTTTTTGGCGTTGTCATTTTGCTTATTGGTCCGGTGAGTCTATCGCTATTCACGGACTATATAAAAGAGCTCTTTGCCCGCATCCCGGGTTTGGTAAATTAA
- the flgC gene encoding flagellar basal body rod protein FlgC: protein MSLLGAFDIGSSGLTAQSMRLNTTASNIANVESVSGPDGRPYRARQVEFSAVYKPGQPGSGVEVSKVIESNAPMRIEYRPGHPKANAAGYVEMPNVNPVEEMVNMISASRSYQMNVEAMNVSRQLMLKTLDLGK, encoded by the coding sequence ATGAGTTTATTGGGCGCTTTTGATATTGGTTCTAGTGGCCTAACAGCGCAATCCATGCGCTTGAATACGACCGCTTCGAATATTGCCAACGTTGAGAGCGTATCTGGTCCTGATGGACGCCCATACCGTGCGCGTCAGGTGGAATTTAGTGCTGTTTATAAACCAGGTCAACCAGGCTCTGGCGTTGAAGTTAGCAAGGTAATTGAGAGCAATGCTCCAATGCGTATTGAATACAGACCGGGTCACCCAAAGGCAAATGCTGCTGGTTATGTAGAGATGCCAAACGTTAACCCAGTGGAAGAGATGGTGAATATGATTTCAGCTTCACGCTCCTATCAGATGAATGTTGAAGCTATGAATGTATCGCGTCAGTTGATGTTAAAGACTTTGGATTTAGGTAAGTAA